From the genome of Bradyrhizobium elkanii USDA 76, one region includes:
- a CDS encoding CheR family methyltransferase: MTPLDYEYLRKLLKERSGLDLSADKQYLVESRLLPLARRSNLAGIPELVQRMKGGAELLTSEVVEAMTTNETFFFRDKIPFDHLKEAVLPALAQARAARRSLRIWCAASSTGQEPYSIAMLLKEMTALFAGWRIEIVATDLSQAVLEKAKAGLFSQFEVQRGLPIQLLVKYFVQKGELWQLNADIRGMVQHRQLNLLQDVSHLGTFDVIFCRNVLIYFDQQTKAGVFGKVARMLEPDGVLALGAAESVVGITNLFRPYPERRGLYQPNTAPVARAGAALHVLKAVASAAR, from the coding sequence GTGACGCCGCTGGATTACGAGTATCTGCGCAAGCTGCTGAAGGAGCGTTCCGGCCTCGATCTCTCCGCCGACAAGCAATATCTCGTCGAGAGCCGCCTGCTGCCCCTGGCGCGCAGGTCGAATCTCGCCGGGATTCCCGAGCTGGTGCAGCGGATGAAGGGTGGCGCCGAGCTGCTGACATCGGAGGTGGTCGAAGCGATGACCACCAACGAGACCTTCTTCTTTCGCGACAAGATCCCGTTCGACCATCTGAAGGAAGCGGTGCTGCCCGCGCTCGCGCAGGCGCGCGCGGCGCGCCGCAGCTTGCGCATCTGGTGCGCGGCGTCGTCGACCGGGCAGGAGCCGTATTCGATCGCGATGCTGCTGAAGGAGATGACTGCGCTGTTTGCCGGCTGGCGCATCGAGATCGTCGCCACCGACCTGTCGCAGGCGGTGCTCGAAAAGGCCAAGGCCGGCCTGTTCAGCCAGTTCGAGGTGCAGCGCGGCCTGCCGATCCAGCTGCTGGTCAAGTATTTCGTGCAGAAGGGCGAGCTTTGGCAGCTGAACGCCGATATCCGCGGGATGGTGCAGCATCGCCAGCTCAATCTGTTGCAGGACGTCTCGCATCTCGGCACCTTCGACGTGATCTTCTGCCGCAACGTGCTGATCTATTTCGATCAGCAGACCAAGGCCGGTGTCTTCGGCAAGGTGGCCCGGATGCTCGAGCCCGACGGCGTGCTGGCGCTTGGCGCTGCGGAATCCGTGGTCGGCATCACCAACCTGTTCAGGCCCTATCCCGAGCGGCGCGGGCTGTATCAGCCGAACACTGCGCCAGTCGCGCGCGCCGGCGCCGCGCTGCATGTGCTGAAGGCGGTCGCGTCCGCTGCGCGGTGA
- a CDS encoding hybrid sensor histidine kinase/response regulator yields MDDLLREFLTESSESLDTVDNQLVQFEQDPNNAKILDNIFRLVHTIKGTCGFLGLPRLEALAHAGETLMGKFRDGMPVKAEAVTLILSSIDRIKEILGGLEATEAEPEGNDRDLIDQLEAMVEHGMAAMSAAEEDVPVVEAPSVQAAMTEGTLVVQTLERPLRPGEVSLDELERAFRETETEVAAPAPAAKPAAAPAAEPAEAVKKPARKAAGEDVQEGDKIANQSIRVNVDTLEHLMTMVSELVLTRNQLLEISRRNEDTEFKVPLQRLSNVTAELQEGVMKTRMQPIGNAWQKLPRIVRDLSGELGKQIELEMHGADTELDRQVLDLIKDPLTHMVRNSADHGLETTAERVAAGKPEQGTIRLSAYHEGGHIIICIADNGRGLNTERIKAKALQNGLVTEAELEKMTEAQIHKFIFAPGFSTAAQVTSVSGRGVGMDVVRTNIDQIGGTIDIKSVAGEGASVTIKIPLTLAIVSALIVEAGGDRFAIPQLSVVELVRARANSEHRIERIKDTAVLRLRNKLLPLIHLKKLLKIDDGATSTDAENGFIVVTQVGSQTFGIVVDGVFHTEEIVVKPMSTKLRHIDMFSGNTILGDGAVIMIIDPNGIAKALGASGSSAHDLADDSASAHANSGEQLTSLLVFRAGSSQPKAVPLGLVTRLEEIATDKIELSNGRYMVQYREQLMPLVQMAGVEVQNQGSQPILVFADDGRSMGLVVDEIIDIVEERLNIEVAGSQDGILGSAVIKGQATEVIDVGHFLPMAFADWFSRKEMRPSASAQSVLLVDDSAFFRNMLAPVLKAAGYKVRTAGGAQEGLAALRSGQSFDVVLTDIEMPEMNGFEFAENIRSDHNFNQLPIIALSAMVSPAAIERGRQAGFHDYVAKFDRPGLIAALKEQTAELRRAA; encoded by the coding sequence ATGGACGATCTGTTGCGCGAGTTCCTGACGGAGAGCAGCGAGAGCCTGGATACGGTCGACAACCAGCTGGTGCAGTTCGAGCAGGATCCGAACAACGCGAAGATCCTGGATAACATTTTCCGCCTGGTGCACACCATCAAGGGGACCTGCGGCTTCCTCGGGCTGCCGCGGCTCGAGGCGCTGGCGCATGCCGGCGAGACGTTGATGGGCAAATTCCGCGACGGCATGCCGGTAAAGGCGGAAGCCGTGACGCTGATCCTGTCCTCGATCGACCGCATCAAGGAGATCCTTGGCGGCCTTGAGGCGACCGAGGCCGAGCCTGAAGGCAACGACCGCGACCTGATCGATCAGCTCGAGGCGATGGTCGAGCACGGCATGGCGGCGATGTCTGCTGCTGAAGAAGATGTGCCGGTCGTCGAAGCTCCGTCGGTGCAGGCGGCAATGACCGAAGGCACCCTGGTGGTGCAGACGCTGGAGCGTCCGCTGCGTCCGGGCGAGGTCTCGCTCGACGAGCTCGAGCGCGCCTTCCGCGAGACCGAGACCGAAGTCGCCGCGCCGGCACCGGCCGCCAAGCCCGCCGCGGCGCCCGCCGCCGAGCCCGCTGAGGCTGTGAAGAAGCCGGCCCGCAAGGCCGCCGGTGAAGATGTCCAGGAAGGCGACAAGATCGCCAACCAGTCGATCCGGGTCAATGTCGACACCCTCGAACACCTCATGACCATGGTCTCCGAGCTGGTGCTGACCCGCAACCAGCTGCTGGAGATCTCCCGCCGCAACGAGGACACCGAGTTCAAGGTGCCGTTGCAGCGGCTCTCCAACGTCACCGCCGAGCTGCAGGAAGGCGTCATGAAGACGCGCATGCAGCCGATCGGCAATGCCTGGCAGAAGCTGCCGCGCATCGTTCGCGATCTCTCCGGCGAACTCGGCAAGCAGATCGAGCTCGAGATGCACGGCGCCGACACCGAGCTCGACCGCCAGGTGCTCGACCTGATCAAGGATCCGCTGACGCACATGGTGCGCAACTCCGCCGATCATGGGCTCGAGACCACCGCCGAGCGGGTCGCCGCCGGCAAGCCGGAACAGGGCACCATTCGCCTCTCCGCCTATCACGAGGGCGGCCACATCATCATCTGCATCGCCGACAATGGCCGCGGGCTCAACACCGAGCGGATCAAGGCCAAGGCGCTCCAGAACGGTCTCGTCACCGAGGCCGAGCTGGAGAAGATGACCGAGGCCCAGATCCACAAGTTCATCTTCGCGCCGGGCTTCTCGACCGCCGCGCAGGTGACCTCGGTGTCCGGCCGCGGCGTCGGCATGGACGTGGTGCGCACCAATATCGACCAGATCGGCGGCACCATCGACATCAAGAGCGTGGCCGGCGAGGGCGCCTCCGTCACCATCAAGATCCCGCTGACCCTGGCGATCGTCTCCGCGCTGATCGTGGAAGCCGGCGGCGACCGTTTTGCGATTCCCCAGTTGTCTGTGGTCGAGCTGGTGCGGGCCCGCGCCAACTCCGAGCACCGCATCGAGCGGATCAAGGACACCGCGGTCTTGCGGCTGCGCAACAAGCTGCTGCCGCTGATCCACCTCAAGAAGCTCTTGAAGATCGACGACGGCGCGACCTCCACCGACGCCGAGAACGGCTTCATCGTGGTCACGCAGGTGGGCAGCCAGACCTTCGGCATCGTGGTCGACGGCGTGTTCCACACCGAGGAGATCGTGGTCAAGCCGATGTCGACCAAGCTGCGGCACATCGACATGTTCTCCGGTAACACCATCCTTGGCGATGGCGCCGTCATCATGATCATCGACCCCAATGGCATCGCGAAAGCGCTCGGCGCGTCCGGCTCCTCGGCCCATGACCTGGCCGACGACAGCGCGAGCGCGCACGCCAATAGCGGCGAGCAGTTGACCTCGCTGCTGGTGTTCCGCGCCGGCTCGAGCCAGCCCAAGGCGGTGCCGCTCGGCCTCGTCACCCGGCTGGAAGAGATCGCAACCGACAAGATCGAGCTCTCGAACGGCCGCTACATGGTGCAGTACCGCGAGCAGCTGATGCCGCTGGTGCAGATGGCCGGGGTCGAGGTGCAGAACCAGGGCTCGCAGCCGATCCTGGTGTTCGCCGACGACGGCCGCTCGATGGGGCTCGTGGTCGACGAGATCATCGACATCGTCGAGGAGCGGCTCAACATCGAGGTCGCGGGCAGCCAGGACGGCATCCTCGGCTCGGCGGTGATCAAGGGCCAGGCCACCGAGGTGATCGACGTCGGCCACTTCCTGCCGATGGCGTTCGCCGACTGGTTCTCGCGCAAGGAGATGCGCCCGTCGGCCTCGGCGCAGTCGGTGCTGCTGGTCGATGACAGTGCGTTCTTCCGCAACATGCTGGCGCCGGTCTTGAAGGCCGCCGGCTACAAGGTGCGGACCGCGGGCGGCGCGCAGGAAGGGCTCGCCGCGCTGCGTTCGGGGCAAAGCTTCGACGTCGTGCTGACCGACATCGAGATGCCCGAGATGAACGGCTTCGAGTTCGCCGAGAACATCCGCAGCGACCACAACTTCAACCAGCTGCCGATCATCGCGCTGTCGGCGATGGTGTCGCCGGCGGCGATCGAGCGCGGCCGGCAGGCCGGCTTCCACGACTATGTCGCCAAGTTCGATCGTCCCGGGCTGATCGCGGCGCTGAAAGAGCAGACCGCCGAACTGCGCCGCGCGGCCTGA
- a CDS encoding protein-glutamate methylesterase/protein-glutamine glutaminase, whose protein sequence is MSVALTSTAVPTSTRSDKVRVMVVDDSVVIRGMISRWIGVEPDMEVVASLRTGLDAVNQLERINPDVAVLDIEMPDLDGISALPQLLAKKRDLVVIMASTLTRRNAEISLKALSLGASDYIPKPESTREATAAETFRHDLIQKIRHLGAKARRSPVHTTASPPLAPGHDRPRPLAPAAAHPAPAQATRRSFGLLPPKVLLVGSSTGGPQALMTLVAEIGPVIDRFPVLITQHMPPTFTTILAEHLARTSKRPAHEGIDGESIKPGQIYLAPGGRHMRIARHGVDATIALDDGPPVNFCKPAVDPMFTSAIDVWQGSIMSVILTGMGSDGMRGGKDIVAAGGSVIAQDEATSVVWGMPGAAVNAGICAAVLPLNQIAPKLVRVFAGDRS, encoded by the coding sequence ATGAGTGTTGCGTTGACAAGTACTGCGGTCCCGACATCGACCCGTTCCGACAAGGTGCGGGTGATGGTGGTCGACGATTCCGTGGTGATCCGCGGGATGATCTCGCGCTGGATCGGCGTCGAGCCCGACATGGAGGTCGTCGCCTCGCTGCGTACCGGCCTCGACGCCGTCAACCAGCTCGAGCGCATCAACCCCGATGTCGCGGTGCTCGATATCGAGATGCCCGACCTCGACGGCATCTCGGCGCTACCGCAGCTGCTGGCAAAGAAGCGCGATCTCGTCGTCATCATGGCCTCCACGCTGACCCGCCGCAACGCGGAGATCAGCCTGAAGGCACTCTCGCTCGGTGCGTCCGACTACATTCCGAAGCCGGAAAGCACGCGCGAGGCCACCGCCGCGGAAACCTTCCGCCATGACCTGATCCAGAAGATCCGTCACCTCGGCGCCAAGGCGCGGCGCAGCCCGGTGCATACGACGGCAAGCCCGCCGCTTGCGCCCGGTCATGACAGACCGCGTCCGCTGGCTCCCGCTGCCGCGCACCCGGCGCCGGCCCAGGCCACGCGCCGTTCGTTCGGCCTGCTGCCGCCCAAGGTGCTGCTGGTCGGCTCGTCGACCGGCGGACCGCAGGCGCTGATGACGCTGGTCGCCGAGATCGGTCCGGTGATCGATCGCTTCCCGGTGCTGATCACCCAGCACATGCCGCCGACCTTCACGACTATTCTCGCCGAGCATCTGGCGCGCACCAGCAAGCGGCCGGCGCATGAGGGGATCGACGGCGAGAGCATCAAGCCGGGCCAGATCTATCTGGCGCCGGGCGGGCGCCACATGCGCATCGCGCGCCACGGCGTCGATGCCACGATCGCGCTCGACGACGGGCCGCCGGTCAATTTCTGCAAGCCCGCGGTGGATCCGATGTTCACCTCCGCGATCGATGTCTGGCAGGGCAGCATCATGTCGGTGATCCTGACCGGCATGGGCTCCGACGGCATGCGCGGCGGCAAGGACATCGTCGCCGCCGGCGGCAGCGTGATCGCCCAGGACGAAGCAACCAGCGTGGTGTGGGGCATGCCCGGTGCCGCGGTCAATGCCGGCATCTGCGCCGCGGTGCTGCCGCTCAACCAGATCGCACCGAAGCTTGTTCGGGTATTTGCGGGAGACCGTTCGTGA
- the fliJ gene encoding flagellar export protein FliJ yields MKSRETLIRLKKFQVDEKRRRVTQIEGMIADFQRMSVELEREIQTEQERAGINDPTHFAYPTYAKAAIQRRENLTRSADELRAQLDDAKALLSEAFEELKKVELLDERDQARERAEESAREQADMDSIGLMRARLGVIA; encoded by the coding sequence ATGAAGTCACGTGAAACGCTGATCCGCCTGAAGAAATTTCAGGTCGACGAAAAACGCCGTCGGGTTACCCAGATCGAAGGCATGATCGCCGACTTCCAGCGCATGTCGGTCGAGCTCGAGCGCGAGATCCAGACCGAGCAGGAGCGCGCCGGGATCAACGACCCCACGCACTTCGCCTATCCGACCTATGCCAAGGCCGCGATCCAGCGCCGCGAGAACCTGACCCGTTCGGCCGACGAGCTGCGCGCCCAGCTCGACGACGCCAAGGCGCTGCTGTCGGAGGCATTCGAGGAATTGAAGAAGGTCGAGCTGCTCGACGAGCGCGACCAGGCGCGCGAACGCGCGGAGGAGAGCGCTCGAGAGCAAGCCGACATGGATTCGATCGGCCTGATGCGGGCCCGTCTCGGCGTCATCGCCTGA
- a CDS encoding sigma-70 family RNA polymerase sigma factor: protein MLTPAELVWLIAAVAKGDEAAFERLYAATRAKLFGVVLRILRRQDLAEEVIQEAYVKIWNSAGQFNPALSSPITWMTSIARNRAIDVVRKRGEASLEDEPAAMEVAADQPDPLARREMTEELKRLLECVGRLEPDRQKLVLLAYYNGWSREQLAAKFETPVNTVKTWLRRSLMDIRECLGL from the coding sequence GTGCTGACGCCGGCTGAGCTGGTCTGGCTGATCGCCGCCGTCGCCAAGGGGGATGAGGCCGCCTTTGAGCGGCTGTACGCCGCGACCCGCGCGAAACTCTTCGGCGTCGTGCTCCGTATCTTGCGGCGACAGGACCTCGCCGAGGAGGTCATTCAGGAGGCTTACGTCAAGATCTGGAACAGCGCCGGGCAGTTCAACCCAGCCCTGTCGTCCCCGATCACGTGGATGACGTCGATCGCGCGCAACCGCGCCATCGACGTGGTGCGCAAGCGCGGCGAGGCATCGCTGGAAGACGAGCCGGCCGCGATGGAGGTCGCCGCCGACCAGCCCGATCCGCTGGCGCGACGGGAGATGACGGAAGAGTTGAAGCGATTGCTGGAGTGCGTCGGTCGTCTGGAGCCGGATCGTCAGAAGCTCGTGCTGCTCGCCTACTATAACGGCTGGAGCCGCGAGCAACTCGCCGCAAAGTTCGAGACGCCGGTGAACACGGTGAAGACCTGGCTGCGCCGCAGCCTGATGGATATCCGGGAGTGTCTTGGACTCTGA
- the fliI gene encoding flagellar protein export ATPase FliI has protein sequence MKALAEQIGDIDGVNIYGRVVGVRGLMVEIAGPIHAMSVGARIVIDVGVGRVIPAEVIGFSGENAVVMPFGGLDGVRRGCRAVIANAASQVRPSPAWLGRVVNAMGEPIDGKGPLVQGASPMSYRNSPPPAHSRKRVGPPLDLGVRGLNTFLTCCRGQRLGIFAGSGVGKSVLLSMLARNVDAAISVIGLIGERGREVQEFLQEDLGEEGLARSVVVVATSDEPALMRRQAAYLTLAIAEYFRDEDQDVLCLMDSVTRFAMAQREIGLSAGEPPTAKGYTPTVFTELPKLLERAGPGTGDGTITAIFTVLVDGDDHNEPIADAVRGILDGHIVMQRAIAERGRYPAVNILKSVSRTMPRSADPDFLPYINKARQVMATYADMEELIRLGAYRPGSSAEVDEAIRLHEPLEAYLRQAKDEATSLSDGYRQLAQILSGLETER, from the coding sequence ATGAAGGCGCTCGCGGAGCAGATCGGCGACATCGACGGCGTCAATATTTATGGCCGCGTGGTCGGCGTCCGCGGGCTGATGGTCGAGATCGCCGGCCCGATCCACGCGATGTCGGTCGGCGCCCGCATCGTGATCGATGTCGGCGTGGGCCGCGTCATCCCGGCCGAGGTGATCGGCTTCTCCGGCGAGAACGCGGTGGTGATGCCGTTCGGCGGACTCGATGGCGTGAGGCGCGGTTGCCGCGCGGTGATCGCCAATGCGGCGAGCCAGGTGCGGCCGTCGCCGGCCTGGCTCGGCCGCGTCGTCAACGCGATGGGCGAGCCGATCGACGGCAAGGGCCCGCTGGTGCAGGGCGCCTCGCCGATGTCCTACCGCAACTCGCCGCCGCCGGCGCATTCGCGCAAGCGAGTCGGCCCGCCGCTCGATCTCGGCGTGCGCGGTCTCAATACCTTCCTGACCTGCTGCCGCGGCCAGCGGCTCGGCATCTTTGCCGGCTCCGGCGTCGGCAAGTCGGTGCTGCTGTCGATGCTGGCGCGCAATGTCGATGCCGCGATCTCGGTGATCGGACTGATCGGCGAACGCGGCCGCGAGGTGCAGGAATTCCTCCAGGAGGATCTCGGCGAGGAGGGGCTGGCGCGCTCGGTCGTGGTGGTCGCGACCTCGGATGAGCCGGCGCTGATGCGGCGCCAGGCGGCGTATCTGACGCTCGCCATCGCGGAATATTTCCGCGACGAGGACCAGGACGTGCTGTGCCTGATGGACTCGGTGACGCGCTTTGCGATGGCGCAGCGCGAGATCGGCCTCTCGGCGGGCGAGCCGCCGACCGCCAAGGGCTACACGCCGACCGTGTTCACCGAACTGCCGAAGCTGCTCGAGCGGGCAGGGCCGGGCACCGGCGACGGCACCATCACCGCGATCTTCACCGTGCTGGTCGACGGCGACGATCACAATGAGCCGATCGCGGATGCGGTGCGCGGCATCCTCGACGGTCATATCGTGATGCAGCGGGCGATCGCCGAGCGCGGCCGCTATCCAGCGGTCAACATCCTCAAGTCGGTGTCGCGCACCATGCCGCGGTCGGCCGACCCCGACTTCCTGCCCTACATCAACAAGGCGCGGCAGGTGATGGCGACCTATGCCGACATGGAGGAATTGATCCGGCTCGGAGCCTACCGGCCGGGTTCCAGCGCGGAGGTCGACGAGGCGATCCGGCTGCATGAGCCGCTGGAGGCCTACCTGCGCCAGGCCAAGGACGAGGCGACCAGCCTTTCCGACGGCTACCGGCAACTGGCTCAAATCCTGTCGGGTTTGGAAACGGAACGCTAA
- the ctrA gene encoding response regulator transcription factor CtrA has product MRVLLIEDDSAVAQSIELMLKSESFNVYTTDLGEEGVDLGKLYDYDIILLDLNLPDMSGYDVLKQLRVSKIKTPILILSGLAGIEDKVKGLGVGADDYMTKPFHKDELVARIHAIVRRSKGHAQSVIQTGDLVVNLDTKTVEVGGQRVHLTGKEYQMLELLSLRKGTTLTKEMFLNHLYGGMDEPELKIIDVFICKLRKKLANASEGRNFIETVWGRGYVLREPHEADERIPA; this is encoded by the coding sequence ATGCGCGTTTTGCTGATTGAAGATGATAGCGCCGTCGCGCAGTCGATCGAATTGATGCTCAAATCCGAGAGTTTCAACGTCTACACGACGGATCTCGGTGAAGAAGGCGTCGATCTCGGCAAGCTTTACGACTACGACATCATCCTGCTCGACCTCAACCTGCCCGACATGTCCGGCTACGACGTGCTCAAGCAGCTCCGGGTCTCGAAGATCAAGACTCCCATTCTGATCCTCTCCGGCCTCGCCGGCATCGAGGACAAGGTCAAGGGTCTCGGCGTCGGCGCCGACGACTACATGACCAAGCCCTTCCACAAGGACGAACTGGTCGCCCGCATCCACGCGATCGTGCGCCGCTCCAAGGGCCACGCCCAGTCGGTCATCCAGACCGGCGATCTCGTGGTCAATCTCGACACCAAGACGGTCGAGGTCGGCGGCCAGCGCGTGCACCTGACCGGCAAGGAATACCAGATGCTGGAGCTGCTCTCGCTCCGCAAGGGCACCACGCTCACCAAGGAAATGTTCCTCAACCATCTCTACGGCGGCATGGACGAGCCGGAGCTGAAGATCATCGACGTCTTCATCTGCAAGCTCCGCAAGAAGCTCGCCAACGCCTCCGAAGGCCGCAACTTCATCGAGACCGTGTGGGGCCGCGGCTACGTGCTGCGCGAGCCACACGAGGCCGACGAACGCATTCCCGCCTGA
- a CDS encoding DUF350 domain-containing protein, with amino-acid sequence MILQSLAGLPAFLVYFCTALIAVVAYLFVYTRVTPHDEFQLIRDNDPAAAIALGLSLLGFVLPVVSAIAHSANVVDCLIWSIIALIVQIIVYYIVKIPVPNLSARIASGEMAPAIWLGLSSLAAGALNAACMIY; translated from the coding sequence ATGATCCTGCAATCCCTCGCCGGGCTGCCGGCGTTCCTGGTCTATTTCTGCACGGCGCTGATCGCCGTGGTCGCCTACCTCTTCGTCTACACGCGCGTCACGCCGCATGACGAATTCCAGCTGATCCGCGACAACGATCCGGCGGCGGCGATTGCGCTGGGCTTGAGCCTGCTCGGCTTCGTGCTGCCGGTGGTCAGCGCCATCGCCCATTCCGCCAATGTGGTGGACTGCCTGATCTGGAGCATCATCGCGCTGATCGTGCAGATCATCGTCTATTACATCGTGAAGATCCCGGTGCCGAACCTGTCGGCGCGGATCGCCTCCGGCGAAATGGCGCCGGCGATCTGGCTCGGGCTGTCCTCGCTGGCCGCAGGCGCGCTGAACGCGGCCTGCATGATCTACTGA
- a CDS encoding response regulator, with protein sequence MRTCLVVDDSSVIRKVARRILEGLDFQIVEAEDGAKALEACKRAMPEAVLLDWNMPVMDGYEFLGNLRRMPGGDQPKVVFCTTENDVAHIARALHAGANEYIMKPFDRDIVTAKFQEVGLI encoded by the coding sequence ATGAGAACCTGTCTTGTTGTCGATGACTCAAGCGTCATTCGCAAGGTCGCCCGCCGCATCCTGGAAGGGCTCGATTTCCAGATCGTCGAGGCCGAGGACGGCGCCAAGGCGCTCGAGGCCTGTAAGCGCGCGATGCCGGAAGCCGTGCTGCTCGACTGGAACATGCCGGTCATGGACGGCTACGAGTTTCTCGGCAATCTCCGCCGCATGCCCGGCGGCGATCAGCCCAAGGTCGTGTTCTGCACCACCGAGAATGACGTCGCGCATATCGCACGCGCGCTGCATGCCGGTGCCAACGAGTACATCATGAAGCCGTTCGACCGGGACATCGTCACCGCGAAGTTCCAGGAAGTCGGACTCATTTAG
- a CDS encoding chemotaxis protein CheW, whose product MTSKTETSEGAMAEYVTAVIGGQLFGLPISRVQDVFMPERLTRVPLASSEIAGVLNLRGRIVTVVDMRARLGLPKADDGQLPMAVGVDQRGESYGLLIDQIGEVLRLPDDSREDNPVNLDPRMAKLAGGVHRLDGQLMVVLDVDRVLELVPDAKAA is encoded by the coding sequence ATGACCAGCAAGACCGAAACCAGTGAAGGCGCGATGGCCGAATACGTCACCGCCGTGATCGGCGGCCAGCTGTTCGGGCTGCCGATCTCGCGGGTGCAGGACGTGTTCATGCCGGAGCGGCTGACGCGGGTGCCGCTGGCCTCCAGCGAGATCGCCGGCGTGCTCAATCTGCGCGGCCGCATCGTCACCGTGGTCGACATGCGCGCCCGGCTCGGGCTGCCGAAGGCCGACGACGGCCAGTTGCCGATGGCGGTCGGCGTCGACCAGCGCGGCGAATCCTATGGCCTGTTGATCGACCAGATCGGCGAGGTGCTGCGGCTGCCCGACGACAGCCGCGAGGACAATCCGGTCAACCTCGATCCCCGCATGGCCAAGCTCGCCGGCGGCGTCCACCGCCTCGACGGCCAGCTCATGGTCGTCCTCGATGTCGATCGCGTGCTCGAACTGGTGCCCGATGCCAAAGCGGCGTGA
- a CDS encoding glutathionylspermidine synthase family protein, which translates to MQRIACPERDDWRTTAENAGFTFHTIDGERYWDERAYYAFTLDEIERSIEAPTGEIDAMCLELAGRAVRDERYLRRLKIPDAFWDLIAASWRRKNPSLYGRLDLTFDARGPAKLLEYNADTPTSIFEAAVFQWTWLEQAIQRNIIPKRADQFNSIHDRLIEAWKRIGATHPLHLTGLTGNPEDAGTLAYLKDTAAQAGLKTTLLDIEEIGLRDDGQFVDLDERPIALAFKLYPWEWMFHDAFGKNLSSAPTQWIEPPWKAILSNKGILPLLWEMFPNHPNLLPAYFEDDPQAAQLGTSFVRKPIYSREGANVELVSAGVTLIAEQGPYGTEGFIRQALAPLPNFSGQYPVLGSWLVDGTPCGLSIREDENPITGNTSRFLPHAIL; encoded by the coding sequence ATGCAACGCATCGCATGTCCCGAACGCGACGATTGGCGGACGACTGCCGAGAACGCCGGCTTCACCTTCCACACCATCGACGGCGAACGGTACTGGGACGAGCGCGCCTATTACGCCTTCACGCTGGACGAAATCGAGCGTTCGATCGAGGCGCCGACCGGCGAGATCGACGCGATGTGCCTCGAGCTCGCCGGACGCGCGGTCAGGGACGAGCGCTATCTGCGCCGGCTGAAGATACCGGATGCGTTCTGGGATCTGATCGCGGCAAGCTGGCGCCGCAAGAATCCGAGCCTGTACGGCCGCCTCGATCTCACCTTCGACGCCCGCGGCCCGGCCAAGCTGCTCGAATACAATGCCGACACGCCGACCTCGATCTTCGAGGCCGCGGTGTTTCAATGGACCTGGCTCGAACAGGCGATCCAACGCAACATCATCCCGAAGCGCGCCGACCAGTTCAACTCGATCCACGACCGGCTGATCGAGGCCTGGAAGAGGATCGGCGCGACCCACCCGCTGCATCTCACCGGACTGACCGGAAATCCCGAGGACGCCGGCACGCTCGCCTATCTCAAGGACACCGCGGCGCAGGCCGGGCTGAAGACCACGCTGCTCGACATCGAAGAGATCGGACTGCGCGACGACGGTCAGTTCGTCGACCTCGACGAACGCCCGATCGCGCTCGCGTTCAAGCTCTATCCATGGGAATGGATGTTCCACGACGCGTTCGGCAAGAATCTCTCGAGCGCGCCGACGCAGTGGATCGAGCCGCCATGGAAGGCGATCCTCTCCAACAAGGGCATCCTGCCGCTGCTCTGGGAGATGTTCCCGAACCACCCCAATCTGCTGCCGGCCTATTTCGAGGACGATCCGCAGGCCGCCCAGCTCGGCACTTCGTTCGTGCGCAAGCCGATCTATTCGCGCGAGGGCGCCAATGTCGAGCTGGTCAGCGCCGGCGTCACGCTGATCGCCGAGCAAGGCCCCTACGGCACCGAGGGCTTCATCCGCCAGGCACTGGCGCCGCTGCCGAATTTTTCCGGGCAGTACCCGGTGCTCGGCAGCTGGCTGGTCGACGGCACGCCCTGCGGACTGTCGATTCGGGAAGACGAGAATCCGATCACCGGCAACACCTCGCGCTTCCTGCCGCACGCGATTTTGTAG